Proteins encoded by one window of Bubalus bubalis isolate 160015118507 breed Murrah chromosome 4, NDDB_SH_1, whole genome shotgun sequence:
- the LOC102415025 gene encoding olfactory receptor 6C1-like produces the protein MNNSLFFKFFGFCFLLKVTQKKNKMRNYTEITDFILLGLSDDPQLQVVIFVFLLITYMLSITGNLTIIILTLLDVHLQTPMYFFLRNFSLLEISFTTVTIPRLLATIITGDKTISYNDCMVQLFFFILLGVTEFYLLAAMSYDRYIAICKPLHYMTIMNHRVCTLLVLASWLASFLITFPLLMFSLQLDYCKSNAIDHYTCDFSPLLQLSCSDTKFLEIMVFSCAVFTLMFTLALIILSYTYIIRTILRIPSTTQRTKAFSTCSSHMIVISISYGSCIFMYMNPSAKDRVSLSKGVAVLNTSVAPMLNPFIYTLRNQQVKRAFIDMARKNVLFSRK, from the coding sequence ATgaataattctcttttctttaagttctttggtttctgttttctcttgaaAGTTACtcagaagaagaataaaatgagaaactaCACGGAAATAACAGATTTTATCCTCCTGGGATTGTCAGATGACCCACAACTTCAGGTTGTGATCTTTGTCTTTCTACTCATCACCTACATGCTCAGCATCACTGGGAACCTGACCATTATCATCCTGACCCTGCTGGATGTCCACCTGCAGAcccccatgtatttcttcctcaGAAATTTCTCCTTATTAGAAATTTCATTCACAACTGTCACTATACCCAGGCTTCTGGCCACCATTATTACAGGAGATAAAACCATTTCTTATAATGACTGTAtggttcagttattttttttcattctcttgggaGTCACTGAGTTTTATCTTCTGGCTGCCATGTCCTATGACCGCTACATTGCTATCTGCAAACCGCTGCATTACATGACCATCATGAATCATAGAGTGTGCACACTGCTTGTCTTGGCTTCTTGGCTGGCTTCATTCTTAATCACATTTCCATTACTCATGTTCTCCCTACAGCTTGATTATTGCAAGTCCAATGCTATCGACCATTATACCtgtgatttttccccccttttacaACTTTCTTGTTCAGACACCAAATTCCTAGAGATAATGGTGTTTTCTTGTGCTGTGTTTACTCTGATGTTTACTTTGGCATTAATAATTCTGTCCTACACATATATCATCAGAACAATTTTGAGGATCCCTTCTACCACTCAGAGGACAAAGGCCTTTTCCACGTGTTCTTCCCACATGATTGTCATCTCCATCTCTTATGGCAGCTGCATTTTCATGTACATGAATCCATCAGCAAAGGACAGGGTCTCTTTGAGTAAGGGAGTAGCTGTGCTAAATACCTCAGTTGCCCCCATGCTAAACCCATTTATCTATACCTTAAGGAATCAGCAAGTCAAGCGAGCCTTCATAGACATGGCAAGGAAGAATGTACTTttctcaaggaaatga